The following proteins are encoded in a genomic region of Ostrea edulis chromosome 7, xbOstEdul1.1, whole genome shotgun sequence:
- the LOC125655471 gene encoding uncharacterized protein LOC125655471 has protein sequence MWWIVQSITRFFYYCILDFVFFIIVDAFAKFTIGDTNSKSVQEKRLIWFWESVALIILSIIIYLCDHVPYLLIFLAVVTFGYTQSISFNLYRWWTQMKNRWDEHQQHQDSMTRLQVQLAMHRQQQQQQLQQHGEEALHLRMAFNHHPQHLVQQNIFNATASNTKKTDQEEKGIYKSIWAKTPKIQFISLFKRAKGEENQENTASPSPTAPTPPMKKQEFSFMPSLRAKSSFGGGQHFATTKDDSPPAKPSWYGDSLSRKPLRSARPVPYPQLSRPENDSLRTKIMSKFGFVSSDSTPLGLRNEGQNLCFINAVVQCLARTPGLNSELEIEASCKDSDCSMAESLLLSTLSELIQNCYRKSGSGRPLLDPITFRQAASSLNPNLVALPTQHQSQQDAAEFFMWLVESLHSIINRNRKSRSNAKSAPKESSRMKVMKFIYGDLTPAKVSDLKQACKQEIDAAHGLLSDSYAESVQRLSDLEWMSYKQESSSAVDNLFTGQLVIAYHCLADNHISVNMQTFNILPVPIEAPREVNGLVHLSDCFTKFCNVEHLVGQDGLECSFCNAQRTRRLEQVRSPVSTPYLRNNCNFKTPNANGKSKLSSADSAVSGVGSPLATNFMSPIPGARDFLSDSGFQDNVFKTSTPIIDNQIPLPQRLRDGQRRCSLRQLPDCLVIQLMRFSFNMFTRQTNKVHSPVSIPLTNLDLTEVMFDTITNREDLAEEDAVYKYNLYGVCCHLGGDSANYGHYISYCLHSDNKWYRFDDERVIEVDMEYELITHEIRQNAYLLFYKKQGMSV, from the exons aaGTGTTCAAGAGAAAAGACTGATATGGTTCTGGGAGTCTGTCGCTCTGATTATCCTCAGCATCATCATCTATCTCTGTGACCATGTTCCTTACCTGCTCATCTTCCTGGCTGTTGTTACATTTGGTTACACACAGTCTATCTCCTTCAACTTGTATCGCTGGTGGACACAAATGAAAAATAG GTGGGATGAACACCAGCAGCATCAAGATAGCATGACAAGACTACAGGTGCAGCTGGCCATGCATCGacagcagcagcagcagcagtTGCAGCAGCATGGGGAGGAAGCACTGCATCTGAGAATGGCCTTTAACCACCACCCACAGCATCTTGTCCAGCAGAACATCTTCAATGCCACAGCCTCAAATACAAAGAAAACTGACCAGGAGGAGAAGGGGATCTACAAGTCTATATGGGCTAAGACACCGAAGATTCAGTTTATTAGTCTGTTCAAAAGGGCAAAAGGAGAGGAAAATCAAGAGAATACTGCAAGTCCTAGTCCAACTGCTCCCACACCTCCTATGAAGAAGCAAGAGTTTAGCTTTATGCCTTCACTTCGTGCAAAATCCAGCTttggaggaggtcagcattttgcaactACCAAGGATGATTCTCCTCCTGCTAAACCTTCGTGGTATGGAGATAGTCTTTCCCGTAAGCCTTTGCGATCAGCAAGGCCAGTGCCTTATCCACAGCTGTCGAGGCCTGAAAATGATTCTTTACGGACAAAAATTATGTCCAAATTTGGATTTGTATCTTCTGACTCTACACCTCTGGGTTTGAGGAATGAAGGGCAAAATCTCTGTTTTATCAATGCTGTTGTGCAGTGTCTTGCAAGAACACCTGGACTTAATTCAGAACTTGAAATTGAGGCCTCGTGTAAGGACTCTGACTGTAGCATGGCGGAGTCCTTACTTCTGAGCACTCTGTCCGAGTTGATACAGAATTGTTATAGGAAGTCAGGCAGTGGGAGACCCTTACTGGACCCCATAACGTTTAGACAGGCTGCATCGTCCCTCAATCCCAATCTTGTGGCACTGCCTACTCAACACCAATCCCAGCAGGATGCAGCAGAATTCTTCATGTGGCTGGTGGAATCCCTCCATTCAATTATCAACCGAAACAGAAAGTCGAGGTCAAATG CAAAATCAGCACCGAAAGAATCCAGCAGGATGAAGGTGATGAAATTTATTTATGGGGATTTGACGCCAGCAAAAGTGTCGGACCTGAAGCAAGCATGTAAACAAGAG ATTGATGCAGCTCATGGTTTGTTGAGTGATTCCTACGCGGAATCGGTTCAGAGACTGTCAGACCTGGAATGGATGTCTTACAAACAAGAGAGTTCCTCAGCCGTTGACAACCTCTTCACAGGACAGTTAGTGATAGCCTATCACTGTCTGGCAGACAACCACATATCAGTAAACATGCAGACTTTCAACATATTGCCAGTGCCTATAGAGGCTCCGAGGGAGGTCAATGGTTTAGTCCATTTAAGTGACTGTTTTACCAAATTTTGTAATGTTGAGCATTTAGTTGGACAAGATGGACTTGAGTGTTCATTCTGTAATGCACAGAGAACAAGGCGATTAGAACAAGTGAGAAGTCCAGTTAGTACCCCCTACCTCAGAAACAATTGCAACTTCAAAACTCCAAATGCAAATGGGAAATCTAAATTATCCAGTGCTGATTCGGCTGTCTCAGGGGTTGGGTCTCCTCTGGCTACAAATTTCATGTCCCCTATACCTGGGGCAAGAGACTTTCTCAGTGACAGCGGTTTCCAGGACAACGTGTTCAAAACATCCACCCCTATCATTGACAATCAAATCCCCCTTCCGCAACGCCTACGAGATGGCCAGAGGCGCTGTTCACTTAGGCAACTGCCGGACTGTCTAGTGATTCAGTTAATGAGGTTCTCATTCAATATGTTCACAAGGCAGACAAACAAAGTCCATTCTCCTGTCTCGATTCCTTTGACCAATCTTGATCTCACGGAAGTCATGTTTGACACCATCACAAATCGCGAAGACTTAGCAGAAGAAGATGCAGTCTATAAGTACAATTTATATGGAGTGTGTTGTCACTTGGGGGGTGACAGTGCCAACTATGGCCACTACATCAGCTACTGTCTCCATAGTGACAACAAGTGGTATAGATTTGACGATGAGCGCGTTATAGAAGTGGACATGGAATATGAATTGATAACACATGAAATCAGACAAAATGCCTATCTACTGTTCTATAAAAAGCAGGGCATGTCTGTTTGA
- the LOC130046256 gene encoding uncharacterized protein LOC130046256 yields MTIANHYSKTLLRAIPDFSVQETMNELRLFKKILYRKHGSKVQELKWCDAHDPEFPMLMAVIELLGCIPPTSVSCETTFSHMKLVKTSRRTRLQTSTLNDILMVKLQSPRVTEFDPTSSIDKWLSLALKPRLPNYQRAKKAGQSTNVIDVGSSIDITELQDLSENTDINNIPESMDKDTTDSEADEFQGSAENTVMDNDDMFALEEIYESKDDDENDHYCDEFRDEHDNWALMFELVRD; encoded by the exons ATGACCATTGCCAACCATTACAGCAAAACTCTTCTAAGAGCCATACCAGATTTTTCTGTTCAGGAGACCATGAATGAGCTCAGGCTTTTCAAGAAAATTCTCTACAGAAA ACATGGAAGTAAAGTTCAGGAATTGAAATGGTGTGATGCTCATGATCCTGAGTTTCCAATGCTGATGGCCGTGATTGAGCTTCTAGGATGCATTCCCCCTACAAGCGTCAGCTGTGAGACTACTTTTTCTCACATGAAACTTGTTAAGACAAGTAGACGAACACGCCTTCAAACCTCTACCCTCAACGATATTCTCATGGTCAAACTTCAAAGTCCACGAGTTACAGAATTTGACCCTACGTCATCTATTGACAAATGGCTG TCCTTAGCTCTGAAGCCACGTCTGCCAAACTACCAGAGGGCAAAGAAAGCTGGTCAGTCCACCAATGTGATTGATGTGGGATCCTCCATTGACATCACTGAACTTCAAG ATTTGTCAGAAAACACAGACATAAATAACATTCCTGAGAGCATGGACAAAGACACAACTGATTCTGAAGCTGATGAATTTCAAG GCTCAGCAGAAAACACAGTTATGGACAACGACGACATGTTTGCTCTAGAAGAAATTTATGAGTCCAAGGATGATGACGAAAACGATCATTATTGTGATGAATTTCGAGATGAACATGATAATTGGGCATTGATGTTTGAGCTAGTTAGagattaa
- the LOC130048233 gene encoding zinc finger protein 862-like, with product MTCSVCVERYASKSGSNRTPTGISSNLKGQNTFLDGCTNFRVTAVVDHESSVAHKKAIEFQNASAKTGSDILTNTSAGKALQSLRKAEKDRLVFLFRNAHAVMKHNRPMRDYTWLCSLDQVKGIDLGGTYINDKAAIEFVKSIAATERDNTVDFLSKVNFFSIMMDGSTDISGDEQEALYLRFSLHGKVTERFLAIGTPNSTCAVDLESFLMKVFTDCRIDKAKLVGMGSDGASNMVGKKGGLSALLKNNINDELVNVHCFAHRLELAFRDVLKKSKLYDRLMTLLIGLYYFYTKQYKNKRGLLDAIRALNVKGVVPTKVTGTRWLAHLFRGMNNMMRTFQAYEAHLCSLSHKNPKAEGLAKILLRKDLVCFVLFLQEALEPLMRLSLKLQKTESTVADSVIWAESTIELLEEFKTSLC from the exons ATGACTTGTTCAGTGTGTGTCGAGCGTTATGCTTCAAAGTCAGGTTCCAATCGTACCCCAACTGGAATAAGCTCAAACTTAAAAGGTCAGAACACCTTTTTAGACGGATGCACAAATTTCAGAGTGACTGCTGTGGTCGACCACGAGTCCAGCGTTGCTCATAAAAAGGCCATAGAATTTCAAAATGCGTCTGCTAAGACAGGGTCGGATATTTTGACCAACACTTCTGCCGGCAAAGCTTTACAGTCGTTAAGAAAAGCTGAAAAAGACAGActtgtttttttatttcgaaATGCTCATGCTGTTATGAAGCACAATCGGCCAATGCGTGACTACACATGGTTGTGTTCATTGGATCAAGTTAAag GTATTGATCTAGGCGGCACATATATCAACGACAAAGCTGCCATTGAATTTGTGAAGTCAATAGCTGCTACCGAGAGAGACAACACTGTAGATTTTCTCAGCAAAGTCAACTTTTTCTCTATCATGATGGACGGATCAACTGACATCAGTGGTGATGAACAGGAGGCACTTTATTTGCGGTTCTCCTTGCATGGAAAAGTCACAGAGAGATTCCTAGCAATTGGAACACCAAATAGCACCTGTGCAGTTGACTTGGAATCCTTTTTGATGAAGGTGTTTACTGATTGCAGGATTGATAAAG CAAAACTGGTTGGAATGGGGAGTGATGGGGCCTCAAACATGGTGGGGAAAAAAGGAGGACTCTCTGCtctgttgaaaaacaacatTAACGATGAACTTGTTAATGTCCATTGCTTTGCGCATAGACTTGAACTGGCGTTCAGGGATGTACTCAAAAAAAGCAAACTGTACGATAGACTTATGACGTTACTGATAGGTCTGTACTATTTTTACACAAAACAGTACAAAAACAAGCGGGGGCTACTTGATGCTATCAGAGCTTTAAATGTGAAGGGTGTGGTGCCTACAAAGGTGACCGGAACACGTTGGCTAGCCCATTTGTTCCGTGGGATGAACAACATGATGCGTACTTTCCAAGCATATGAGGCACATCTCTGTAGCCTGAGCCACAAGAATCCTAAAGCAGAGGGCCTGGCAAAGATCTTGTTGAGGAAAGACCTTGTGTGCTTTGTTCTTTTTCTCCAG GAAGCTTTAGAACCTCTCATGAGACTGTCGCTTAAACTGCAAAAAACAGAATCCACTGTGGCTGATAGTGTTATTTGGGCAGAATCCACCATAGAGTTGTTGGAAGAGTTCAAGACCAG tCTTTGCTGA
- the LOC125655734 gene encoding uncharacterized protein LOC125655734 isoform X1 produces the protein MKMLVVTLLLSFYFTSPVFGLMKITTYNLWNIMFNWDVRKYRIARMIREEETDIIGFQEARFDARTGRNQVSDLQKLLPEYQWSFFSGANNVSRKENMIHSGWEREGIGILSRYPIVSTSKKVIRYKQGRDTNKRIIIHAKVRTDHSGILDVFVVHFSYVREQQCENVDALLHLLGERSFRYVVIMGDMNIYRDFEWPVKLLTSKRKAEFEGCVPQLESFRRRRQTFVDAWTKVHDSEKPGYTFSNMPSPGFESRPDRIIVNSKLELKSATLSGDGTFYREMYSSSIRFHRIKTLIHHSYLSYMGVVGYSCLQDCGPKGSCRCGMCVKGDNSHNCDMPNCQECDHDTYKNFVLFSFIFLVVCFHLFFAILTMLINGADFRREAVFQILGCNCCLCHPDNFKKQRSPSRNRLYRFCMKWPLFKLPPFYLFLVSVISLMFIFYKSNQVFMNSLETISQVMDEEYFPSDHLMLSAVISF, from the exons ATGAAAATGCTTGTTGTCACTTTATTATTGTCGTTTTATTTCACATCCCCAGTATTTGGGCTGATGAAAATAACAACATATAATTTATGGAACATAATGTTTAACTGGGATGttagaaaatatagaatagCAAGAATG ATTCGAGAAGAGGAGACAGATATCATTGGCTTTCAAGAAGCGAGATTTGATGCTAGGACAGGACGAAATCAAGTGTCTGACCTTCAAAAGCTTCTACCTGAATACCAGTGGTCATTTTTTAGTGGAGCCAATAATGTGTCAAGAAAGGAAAACATGATACACAGTGGATGGGAGAGGGAAG GTATTGGAATTTTAAGTAGATATCCAATTGTGTCTACGAGTAAGAAAGTTATCCGTTACAAGCAGGGGCGTGACACCAATAAAAGAATCATTATTCATGCGAAAGTTCGGACGGATCACTCGGGAATCCTGGatgtttttgttgttcattTCTCATATGTTCGAGAGCAACAGTGTGAAAATGTGGATGCTCTGTTACATTTGCTGGGAG AGAGAAGCTTTAGGTATGTCGTCATCATGGGTGATATGAACATCTACAGAGACTTTGAATGGCCAGTAAAGTTGCTGACCTCAAAACGCAAGGCTGAATTTGAAGGATGTGTCCCTCAGTTAGAGAGTTTTCGCCGCAGGAGGCAAACTTTTGTGGATGCTTGGACTAAAGTACACGATTCAGAGAAGCCAGGATATACTTTCAGCAATATG CCTTCTCCAGGATTTGAAAGTAGGCCTGACAGAATTATTGTGAATTCCAAATTAGAATTGAAATCTGCGACACTATCAGGAGACGGCACGTTCTACAGAGAAATGTACAGCTCTAGCATTAGATTTCATAGGATAAAAACCTTGATCCACCACTCCTATCTCAGCTATATGGGAGTAGTAGGTTATTCCTGCTTACAGGACTGTGGACCAAAAGGGTCATGTCGGTGTGGAATGTGTGTCAAGGGGGATAACTCCCACAACTGTGACATGCCAAATTGCCAGGAGTGTGACCATGATACCTACaaaaactttgttttatttagcTTCATATTCCTTGTTGTGtgctttcatttgttttttgcaATATTAACTATGCTAATCAATGGTGCTGATTTTCGAAGAGAAGCAGTGTTTCAAATTTTAGGGTGTAACTGCTGTTTATGTCATCCTGATAATTTTAAGAAACAACGATCTCCCTCTAGGAATAGACTATATAGATTTTGCATGAAGTGGCCATTATTTAAACTTCCACCATTTTATCTTTTTCTTGTTTCTGTTATCAGTTTAAtgtttatcttttataaatctAATCAGGTATTCATGAATTCTCTTGAAACAATTTCACAGGTTATGGATGAGGAATATTTTCCGTCGGATCACCTGATGCTTTCTGCTGTGATATCATTCTGA
- the LOC125655734 gene encoding uncharacterized protein LOC125655734 isoform X2 gives MIHSGWEREGIGILSRYPIVSTSKKVIRYKQGRDTNKRIIIHAKVRTDHSGILDVFVVHFSYVREQQCENVDALLHLLGERSFRYVVIMGDMNIYRDFEWPVKLLTSKRKAEFEGCVPQLESFRRRRQTFVDAWTKVHDSEKPGYTFSNMPSPGFESRPDRIIVNSKLELKSATLSGDGTFYREMYSSSIRFHRIKTLIHHSYLSYMGVVGYSCLQDCGPKGSCRCGMCVKGDNSHNCDMPNCQECDHDTYKNFVLFSFIFLVVCFHLFFAILTMLINGADFRREAVFQILGCNCCLCHPDNFKKQRSPSRNRLYRFCMKWPLFKLPPFYLFLVSVISLMFIFYKSNQVFMNSLETISQVMDEEYFPSDHLMLSAVISF, from the exons ATGATACACAGTGGATGGGAGAGGGAAG GTATTGGAATTTTAAGTAGATATCCAATTGTGTCTACGAGTAAGAAAGTTATCCGTTACAAGCAGGGGCGTGACACCAATAAAAGAATCATTATTCATGCGAAAGTTCGGACGGATCACTCGGGAATCCTGGatgtttttgttgttcattTCTCATATGTTCGAGAGCAACAGTGTGAAAATGTGGATGCTCTGTTACATTTGCTGGGAG AGAGAAGCTTTAGGTATGTCGTCATCATGGGTGATATGAACATCTACAGAGACTTTGAATGGCCAGTAAAGTTGCTGACCTCAAAACGCAAGGCTGAATTTGAAGGATGTGTCCCTCAGTTAGAGAGTTTTCGCCGCAGGAGGCAAACTTTTGTGGATGCTTGGACTAAAGTACACGATTCAGAGAAGCCAGGATATACTTTCAGCAATATG CCTTCTCCAGGATTTGAAAGTAGGCCTGACAGAATTATTGTGAATTCCAAATTAGAATTGAAATCTGCGACACTATCAGGAGACGGCACGTTCTACAGAGAAATGTACAGCTCTAGCATTAGATTTCATAGGATAAAAACCTTGATCCACCACTCCTATCTCAGCTATATGGGAGTAGTAGGTTATTCCTGCTTACAGGACTGTGGACCAAAAGGGTCATGTCGGTGTGGAATGTGTGTCAAGGGGGATAACTCCCACAACTGTGACATGCCAAATTGCCAGGAGTGTGACCATGATACCTACaaaaactttgttttatttagcTTCATATTCCTTGTTGTGtgctttcatttgttttttgcaATATTAACTATGCTAATCAATGGTGCTGATTTTCGAAGAGAAGCAGTGTTTCAAATTTTAGGGTGTAACTGCTGTTTATGTCATCCTGATAATTTTAAGAAACAACGATCTCCCTCTAGGAATAGACTATATAGATTTTGCATGAAGTGGCCATTATTTAAACTTCCACCATTTTATCTTTTTCTTGTTTCTGTTATCAGTTTAAtgtttatcttttataaatctAATCAGGTATTCATGAATTCTCTTGAAACAATTTCACAGGTTATGGATGAGGAATATTTTCCGTCGGATCACCTGATGCTTTCTGCTGTGATATCATTCTGA
- the LOC125655406 gene encoding pre-mRNA-splicing factor 18-like isoform X1, which yields MDFKALLQSEINRKRQKIESKDVLAPNKKYFKRGDLAAKEEEEYWKKHRRVNDTQQESPVKEDTTKSEVQEQSEEKIPQLARKEVVRRLRDRNEPIRLFGESDYEAYLRLKRLETDEPEAREEGFRNEFKAAMDKVDEDYFKEMVEAATSGEGGKRSNDVSIKDDGTTLEDIPTMKEEIGKGDSDKNSDIILRFLKYLLKMWGQSLNQRTEDEKRTLKGKEASAIHSQTVSYLKPLFKDLKHKVKYLKPLFKDLKHKVKYLKPLFKDLKHKVKYLKPLFKDLKHKVKYLKPLFKDLKHKTIDEDILDAMVIIVHHLMQRDYLKANDAYLEMAIGNAPWPIGVTMVGIHARTGREKISSRHIAHVLNDETQRKYIQALKRLMTQCQKIFPTDPSFSVNYEKPDA from the exons ATGGATTTCAAAGCATTGCTACAATCAGAAATAAACAGAAAAAGACAGAAAATTGAATCAAAAGATGTATTG GCACCTAATAAAAAGTACTTCAAAAGAGGTGATTTAGCAGCAAAGGAAGAAGAAGAGTATTGGAAAAAGCACAGAAGAGTGAACGACACACAGCAAGAATCTCCAGTAAAG gAAGATACTACTAAATCAGAAGTTCAGGAGCAGTCCGAAGAGAAGATTCCTCAACTGGCAAGAAAAGAG GTGGTAAGGCGACTACGTGATAGAAATGAGCCGATACGACTGTTTGGGGAAAGCGATTATGAAGCCTATCTTAGACTGAAAAGGCTGGAAACAGACGAACCTGAGGCCAGAGAG GAGGGTTTCAGGAATGAGTTCAAGGCTGCTATGGACAAAGTGGATGAAGACTACTTCAAAGAAATGGTAGAGGCTGCCACGTCAGGTGAAGGGGGCAAACGGTCCAACGATGTGTCAATTAAAGACGACGGTACCACATTGGAGGACATTCCG ACAATGAAAGAAGAAATAGGAAAAGGTGACTCAGACAAAAACAGTGATATCATTTTAAGATTTTTGAAG TACCTGTTGAAAATGTGGGGTCAGAGTTTAAACCAGAGGACGGAGGATGAAAAAAGAACCTTAAAGGGCAAAGAGGCTAGTGCCATCCACTCCCAGACTGTCAGCTACCTCAAACCACTGTTCAAGGATCTCAAACACAAGGTAAAATATCTCAAACCACTGTTCAAGGATCTCAAACACAAGGTAAAATATCTCAAACCACTGTTCAAGGATCTCAAACACAAGGTAAAATATCTCAAACCACTGTTCAAGGATCTCAAACACAAGGTAAAATATCTCAAACCACTGTTCAAGGATCTCAAACACAAG ACCATCGATGAGGACATTTTAGATGCTATGGTTATCATTGTACACCACCTCATGCAAAGGGACTATCTAAAG GCAAATGATGCGTATTTGGAGATGGCCATCGGTAATGCTCCCTGGCCTATTGGGGTCACTATGGTTGGTATCCACGCTCGTACTGGTCGAGAGAAAATTTCATCCCGCCACATCGCACATGTACTG